A single window of Myxococcus fulvus DNA harbors:
- a CDS encoding SDR family oxidoreductase, whose translation MTLEQQHVVVVGGSSGIGLGVARAALAQGASVTLASRSSEKLARAAALLDSPGRVRTCPVDATSEDSVRQLFEALGPVNHVVVTAVEARYLGIRGMDFAAARRVFDSKLMAAFHVASHARIAPGGSLVFTTGIASLRPKPNGSVIAAVNGAIEAAVRAWALELAPVRVNALSPGWIDTPVWDAIAGGAKDQLFEQHARRLPVGRIGTTTDVGHAALFLMSNGFTTGEVLRVDGGHPLV comes from the coding sequence ATGACCCTCGAACAACAACATGTCGTGGTGGTGGGTGGTTCCTCTGGCATCGGGTTGGGCGTGGCCCGGGCCGCGCTGGCGCAGGGCGCCTCCGTGACGCTCGCGAGCCGTTCCTCCGAGAAGCTGGCGCGCGCCGCGGCCCTGCTCGACAGCCCCGGGCGCGTGCGGACCTGCCCGGTGGATGCCACGAGCGAGGACTCGGTGCGCCAGCTCTTCGAGGCGCTCGGGCCGGTGAATCACGTGGTCGTGACGGCGGTGGAGGCGCGCTACCTGGGCATCCGGGGGATGGACTTCGCCGCCGCGCGCCGCGTCTTCGACTCCAAGCTCATGGCGGCGTTCCATGTCGCCAGTCATGCCCGAATCGCGCCCGGCGGCTCGCTCGTCTTCACCACGGGCATTGCCTCCCTCCGCCCCAAGCCGAACGGCTCGGTCATCGCGGCGGTGAATGGCGCGATTGAGGCCGCGGTGCGCGCCTGGGCCCTGGAGCTGGCGCCGGTGCGCGTGAACGCCCTGTCACCGGGTTGGATCGACACCCCCGTCTGGGACGCCATCGCGGGTGGGGCCAAGGACCAGTTGTTCGAGCAGCACGCGCGGCGGCTCCCCGTGGGGCGCATCGGGACGACCACGGACGTGGGGCACGCCGCGCTGTTCCTCATGAGCAATGGGTTCACCACCGGCGAGGTGCTGCGCGTGGATGGTGGCCATCCCCTGGTCTGA